Genomic window (Streptomyces sp. NBC_01431):
CAAAGGTTCCCTCAGCCTGGTTGGCAATCAGGTGTTGAGTGTAAGTGCACAAGGGAGCTTGACTGTGAGACCGACGGGTCGAGCAGGGACGAAAGTCGGGACTAGTGATCCGGCGGTGGCTTGTGGAAGCGCCGTCGCTCAACGGATAAAAGGTACCCCGGGGATAACAGGCTGATCTTCCCCAAGAGTCCATATCGACGGGATGGTTTGGCACCTCGATGTCGGCTCGTCGCATCCTGGGGCTGGAGTCGGTCCCAAGGGTTGGGCTGTTCGCCCATTAAAGCGGTACGCGAGCTGGGTTTAGAACGTCGTGAGACAGTTCGGTCCCTATCCGCTGCGCGCGCAGGAACATTGAGAAGGGCTGTCCCTAGTACGAGAGGACCGGGACGGACGAACCTCTGGTGTGCCAGTTGTCCTGCCAAGGGCATGGCTGGTTGGCTACGTTCGGAAAGGATAACCGCTGAAAGCATCTAAGCGGGAAGCCTGCTTCGAGATGAGTGTTCCCACCTCCTTGAGAGGGTAAGGCTCCCAGTAGACGACTGGGTTGATAGGCCAGATGTGGAAGCCTCGTAAGGGGTGGAGCTGACTGGTACTAATAGGCCGAGGGCTTGTCCTCAGTTGCTCGCGTCCACTGTGTTTGTTCTGAAGCAATGAACAGCTGTCAGAGCCCCTGCTTGGGGTTCCGGTGTTCAACTTCATAGTGTTTCGGTGGTCATAGCGTTAGGGAAACGCCCGGTTACATTCCGAACCCGGAAGCTAAGCCTTTCAGCGCCGATGGTACTGCAGGGGGGACCCTGTGGGAGAGTAGGACGCCGCCGAACAATTTTTGGGGAAAGCCCCGCATCATGGTCCTTCGGGATCACGGTGCGGGGCTTTTCTGCGTTTACAGCCGCACTGGAAGGAAGGGTTCCCCCGCCCCCCTGTGCATCCGCCGGCCCGCCCTGACGGTAGGGTCAGGGAGCATCGTTGGCACGTTTCCCACAGGAGGCCCCCGGGTGGAGGTCCAGGAGACTCGCGTTCAGACGGACCGGGTGCTCACCATCCCCAATATTCTCAGCATGGCGCGCCTCGTTGGCGTACCCCTCTTCCTGTGGCTGATTCTTCGCCCCGTCTTTGGCGGACCCAACAGTGATGGCTGGGCCCTGCTGGTCCTCGCGCTGAGTGGCGTCAGTGACTACCTGGATGGGAAGCTGGCCAGGCGGTGGAACCAGATCAGCAACCTCGGGCGGCTACTCGACCCGGCCGCCGACCGGTTGTACATCCTTTCCACTCTGGTCGGGCTCACCTGGCGAGAGATCCTCCCGATTTGGTTGACCGCTGCCCTTGTCGCCCGAGAGCTGATGCTTCTGGTGATGGTGGGAATCCTTCGCCGCCACGGCTATCCGCCGCCCCAGGTGAACTTCTTGGGGAAGGCGGCCACGTTCAACCTGATGTACGCCTTCCCTCTGCTACTGCTCAGCGACGGGCATGGGTGGCTGGCCTACCTTGCGGCGATTTTCGGATGGGCGTTCGCAGGGTGGGGTACAACTCTGTATTGGTGGGCAGGAATCCTCTACGTGGTTCAGGTCCGTCGGTTGGTCAAGGCGGACGTAGCGGCCGATTGAGCTCGGCGGCGCGGCCCCGGTGGTGAGCCGGCATACGCGCGTGACGCCAGTGGGCCTCGCCGGACGGGCGAAGTCGGCCAGACCGTCGTCTCTTCAAGGAGGACGTTTCCGACATGAAGGCCGTCGTTATGGCTGGTGGCGAAGGCACACGCCTTCGCCCCATGACCTCGAGCATGCCCAAGCCGCTCCTGCCGGTGGTCAACCGGCCGATCATGGAGCATGTGCTGCGGCTACTCAAGCGGCATGGGCTCAATGAGACCGTCGTAACCGTGCAGTTCCTGGCATCGCTCGTCAGGAACTACTTCGGTGACGGAGAAGAGCTCGGGATGGAGCTCACCTATGCCAATGAGGAGAAGCCGCTCGGCACCGCGGGTAGCGTAAAGAACGCCGAGGAAGCCCTCAAGGACGATGCCTTCCTGGTCATTTCCGGTGATGCCCTCACCGACTTCGATCTGACCGATCTCATCAACTTTCACAAGGAGAAGGGCGCACTGGTCACGGTGTGCCTGACCCGCGTGCCCAATCCCCTCGAATTCGGCATCACCATTGTCGACGAAGAGGGGAAGGTCGAGCGTTTTCTGGAGAAGCCCACCTGGGGTCAGGTGTTCTCGGACACCGTCAATACGGGCATCTATGTGATGGAGCCCGAGGTATTCGACTATGTCGAGGCGGACAAGTCCGTCGACTGGTCAGGGGACGTGTTCCCCCAGCTCATGAAGGAAGGCAAGCCGATCTACGGCTATGTCGCCGAGGGCTACTGGGAGGACGTCGGCACGCACGAAAGCTACGTCAAGGCGCAGGCCGACGTGCTGGAGGGCAAGGTCGACGTCGAGATCGACGGCTTCGAGATCTCGCCCGGGGTATGGGTCGCGGAAGGTGCGGAGGTCCACTCGGACGCAGTGCTCCGGGGCCCCCTT
Coding sequences:
- a CDS encoding CDP-alcohol phosphatidyltransferase family protein yields the protein MEVQETRVQTDRVLTIPNILSMARLVGVPLFLWLILRPVFGGPNSDGWALLVLALSGVSDYLDGKLARRWNQISNLGRLLDPAADRLYILSTLVGLTWREILPIWLTAALVARELMLLVMVGILRRHGYPPPQVNFLGKAATFNLMYAFPLLLLSDGHGWLAYLAAIFGWAFAGWGTTLYWWAGILYVVQVRRLVKADVAAD